A stretch of DNA from Gimesia chilikensis:
CCCCGGGTTTGAAGTCAGCGTCAGAATACTGGCCTGGGTTATCAGACCGGCGCGTCGGGATTTGTCCAGGCTGACCTTCTGAAACTTTTCCCCTTTCACTTTGTCATTACCGTAAAACTTCGCCAGGTTTTCATTCATGAAGGTGTAGTCAGCGTTGATGAATTCCACCACGCTGCGGTCTTCCCGCATGATGTAAGCGAAGAACTCTTCGGTCTCTTGACGCATGTCTGCCTTGAGTTGCGAGTTGAAGCCCCGGAACTTCCGGGGATCGGGATTCAGTTCATCCAGGTTTCGCAGGTTCAACCACTGACCAGCGAAGTTTTCCACGAACGCTTTCGATTTGGGATCGGCCAGCATGCGCTTGATTTCCATTCGCAGCGTGCGGGGATCGTCCAATCGTCCCTGTCCGGCCAGGCTGAACAGTCGCTCGTCGGGCATGGTGCTCCACAGGAAGTAAGACAGCCGCGAAGCCAGCTCGTATTGAGCCACATTCTCGATGCTGTACGATTCATCTGCTGAATCCTGCAGACCCTCAATGCGGAACAGGAAGTGAGGGGAAACCAGAACCGCCTGGATGCCGACCTGCACACCCTGCTCAAACGTCCGACCTGATTCCACGGTGGCGTTGACCAGTTCCACGATCGGCTTCATCTCGTTTCGAGAGACAGGGCGACGGAAGGCTTTCTCCATGAATGGTTTGAAAATCCGCTCGGCACAGTAACGTTCCGAACGACCATTCTCCGGCGTGCAGGTGATGATCTGATGATGCGAAGCAGGCACGTTGTCGGGCAGTTTACCCATCGGTCCCCGCACCGCGACTTCATTCACATACAGGTTCCGGTCCCTTTTGTTGGCTGGGCCATCGGGATCGTAAAAATCATTGAGGAACGAGATTTCCAGTTCATGTTTCCCCTTGGGCAGCTTGATTGCCTTGGGCGGCATGTACTTCTCGGGAGAATTCCGGTCCGCGGCCACCTCAAACGTTTTCAGCGGCTTGCCATCCAGTTTGACTTCCATCTTCGCCTCTTCATCTCCGGCAGGAGTCGAACCGGCAATGATGCGGATTTCGTATTCGCCATCCTGTTTCAGGTTCAAGGACGCTTTCAGCGTGCCCCGCGAATGGAACCCGGCGCCACTCTTACGAACCGTGACGGCGCCTTCCTTTTTAAACTGTTTGTCCGAGATCTTATTCCAGGGATAGCTGTCTGGCGTATTCGCGAAGATTGCTTTCTCGGCGATCTGCTCAGCGGCATCGAGATACTTTTCCATCAACAGCGGCGGCAGTGAGAGGACGTCGCCGATGTTATCAAAGCCATAGCCAACATCGTCTGAAGGAAAGTTTTCGGCAGGCGAGAAGTCCACGCCGACCAGATCGCGGATTGTATTGTTGTATTCATTGCGGTTCAGACGTCGAATCGTCACACGTCCGGGATTGATATCTCCCGAACAGTCAACGCCGTACAAGGCGTCGTCAAACCAGGCGAGAACATCTTCGCGTTCCTGGTCAGTCGGCAGCTCGCCGGCATCCTTGGGAGGCATCGATTGAATCTGAATTCGCTGGACGATCTTTTCCCACTCTTCACGCTTCTCCAGAATACTGGTCCGCGTGGTGAACTTCTCCAGCGCCAGCCCGGCTTCTGATCCCTGACCCGTGTGACAATCCAGGCAGTACTTGCTGATGAACTGTTTGACTTTCGTGTTAAACAGCTTTTCTGACTTCTCGACACTCGACACTTCGGCCTGCACCGTGTTGACAGCGAAAACGCACAACAGACCACAGACAGCGAAACAGATTTCTCGCGGAGAGCAGGGGAGGGGAATTCGAGTTAACGTGGGCAACAATCGCATTCAATTAAAACCTTCAGGCGGGAAAACTCAGACGATGATCAATCAGATTGCTCCAGATCGAAGGCAAGGAGCACTGCGTCAGCACACGATCAGTCTGAGGGAGGATATAAGTTGGCAGGAATCTCTACGTATAGCGTAACCTGCCGAGAGACCATTTTGCAAGATCAGTCCTCGTCAGATCTCCTGCTGACAGGCGATTTTATCATCTTCAAATCACCTGTTATATATTGTACTCATCGACACCCTGATGCGTTTCAATATTTTTGGTTCTTAAGTTATTCATGGTAACTTAACGAAACCGGTGATCATGGTCCTGCTGGTCGTTGACAGGCGGTTCTGCTCCCTGCATTCTAGGTTATTCCAGTCCACTGCATCGGCAGTCACTTTTCCTGAAAAAAATAGCCTGAGAAAGCATTCTGGTACTGAACTGATGAATCTGCGCGCGATCATTACAGTAAGTGTCCTGTCCAGGTCGATCCTCTGCTGCCTGCTCCTGTTAATGAGTGGGTGTGCTGCGGAATCCATTGAAGATTATCCCGATCGACCCATCACCGTCATCTGTCCCTGGTCAGTCGGAGGTGCCACCGATCGCACTTCGCGACAACTGGCGGTCTTCCTCGAACAGGAACTCAAAGTTCCCGTCAACGTCATCAACGCCACCGGCGGACGCGGCGTAACCGGACACAGTCGCGGCCTGAATGCCCGTCCCGACGGTTACACGCTGGCCATCATTACCGGCGAACTCAACATGCTGCATTGGCAGGATCTGACCTCGCTGACCTGGCACGATGCAGAACCCATCATGTCGCTCGTCGATGGAGCAGGGGCCGTGTTCGTCAAACAGGATTCTCAATTCAAAACTATCAAGGAACTCCGCGACTACGTGGAACAGAATCCCGGCAAGCTGACGGCGACCGGAACCGCAGCCGGGGGGATCTGGCATCTGGCACTGGCCGGCTGGCTCGACTTCTGTGGACTCAACGCCAGCGATATCAAATGGATTCCCATGAACGGTGCCGGCCCGTCATTGCAGGAACTCGCTAGCGGCGGTGTGGATCTTGTCTGCTGCAGCCTGCCCGAAGCCAAGACTCTGTTTGAGTCCGGTCAGGTCCGCTGCCTGGGAGTCATGGCCGAAGAGCCACTGGCAGAATTTCCGGATGTTCCCACCTTCGCTTCCCAGGGCATGGACTGGAACATCTCCGGCTGGAACGGACTGGCGGTTCCCCAGGGGACGCCCGCACCCATTGTCGAGAAGATCTCCACCGCAGTCAAAAAAATCACCGACGGCGAAATTACCGTGCAGGGCAAAACCTTTCCCGAATCAATGCGGGACGCTGGTCTGAGCACCCGCTATCGCGCCAATGACGAATTCGCTGTCTTCCTGGAAGAAAACGACGAAACGCTGGGCAAGCTGCTGACCAGCGATGCCTTCAAGAAGATGTCTTCCCGGGGGACGGGACCGCTGGTCTTCCCCGGACTTTTGGCGATTGCCATGTGCGTCATTCTCGGTTGCCTGGCCGTTCAGAAGAAAGTTCACGCACTGGCCCCTGATGTCTCCAAAGATACCGTCACGTCACAGGGCATCGTCAATACCGCGCTGGTGCTGCTGGGGATCGTGGCTTATCAATTGTTCGCCGAACAACTGGGGTTCCTGCTGACAGCGGGGGCCATTATGTTCCTGCTGCTCTGGAAACTGGGAACGCGCTGGTGGATCAGTGCCCTGATCACAGTCTGCCTGATTCCCGGCATCTATACCCTGTTTGCCAACCTGCTGCGCGTTCCGCTGCCACGCGGCGTCCTGGGCTGGTAACGCTGCTACATATCGTATTGAATTCTGTCACTTTCTCTGGCGCTCTGAAGAAACATCATGGAATCGACATTCATTACCGCGATACAGAATATAGCAACTCCCGAAGTCCTGCTGGTGATCTTCCTCTCGGCCGTCTATGGTCTGTTTGTGGGATCCATCCCGGGACTGACGGCGACCATGGCCGTCGCGCTGCTGATCCCGCTGACGTTCTATCTGGATAATCTCAGCGCCATCGCCGCGATTGTGACGCTCGAAGCCTGCAGCATCTTTGCCGGAGACATACCCACGACGCTGGTCCGCATACCGGGGACCCCCTCTTCAGCCGCCTATACCGACGACGCCTATGCGCTCACCCGTCGCGGACTGCATGAGACTTCACTCGGCGTCTCACTGGTCTTCAGCGTGTTCGGCGGCCTGTTCGGGGCACTGGTGCTGATCTTCGCGGCCCCGCAGTTGGCGAAAATCGCGTTTCAGTTTACCACCTACGAATACTTCTGGCTCTATGTACTCGGCCTGAGCTGTGCCGCCATCGTCTCGACCGGCTCCCGCCTCAAAGGCGCTCTGGCGCTGATGATCGGCCTGATGTTCGCGACCGTCGGCTTGAGCGAAGTTCACAGCGTGCCTCGCTTCACCTTCGGCTTCGATGAACTCTTTACCGGCATCAACTTCATCCCCGCGATGATCGGTCTGTTCGGACTCTCGGAAGTCTTCCGCAATACGCTGACCTCGAAGACCGACGAAGCTGCAGAAAAACTGCAGTCCGCAGTCAAAGAAGAAGACGACCATTCACTGCTCAGACATTTGAAGCCGGTCTTCGGCGGCGTGCTGCCCCAGTTCTGGAAGCGAAAATTCAGCTGGCTCCGTTCGAGCTGCATTGGCTCTACCATCGGCATGATTCCCGGCGCGGGAGCCGACATCGCGGCCTGGATTTCGTACGCGGTCTCCAAAAAGTTCTCGAACACACCCGAGGAGTACGGTAAAGGTTCCCTCGATGCCGTCGGCGATGCCACCAGTGCGAACAACTCGGCACTCGCCGGTGCCTGGATTCCCGCCCTGGTGCTGGGGATCCCCGGCGACTCGGTCACTGCGATTGTGATCGGCGTCCTTTTGATGAAGAACATCACCCCTGGTCCGGAGATCTTTCAGAACACCGAACAGCTGGTGCTCGTGCATGGCATCTATCTCACGTTTATCATCGCCAACCTGTTGCTGATTCCGCTCGGCTTCCTGGCGATTCGCAGCGGTTCACAACTGGTCCGCATCCCCCGCCGCATTCTGATGCCCATGATTCTGATGTTCTGCGTGGTCGGTGCCTACTCGATCAACGGTAGTTACTTCGACGTCTGGGTCATGCTCGGCATGGGCATGCTCGGGTTTGTGCTCGAAGTCTTCGATGTTCCCCTGGGGCCGGTCGTGCTTGGAATTATCCTCGGGGGACAACTGGAACAGTCGTTCGTGCAGAACCTGACTAAGGACGACAGCCTGCTCTCGTTCTTCAATCGTCCCATCTCCGCAGGGCTGGGACTGTTCTGCATCGCGCTCTGGCTGGTGCCGGTGATCATGCCTCTGATCCGCAAGAAGTCCGCCACAACCTGAGGTCTCATTCACCCGATTCAGCAGGCAGGGGTTTCAGCAGTTGACCTGCCCGCGCAAGTCCCAGGCCGATAAATGCGAACGTCGGCAGCAGCAGCGGCATCAGGAAGCGTTCCCCGGCAGCGATCGGCAGATACCAGGCGAACGCCAGCCAGAACAACACGATCCAGATCAGATATAATCGCCGTGCCGGTCCGGATTCGGTCAGCAGACCTGTCAGTAGAAACGGAAGCAGCAGCACGCCAAAGAAGAGTCGTCCCTCATGGAAAGGGAAGGGACCCAGGCTGCGGAGAAAAATAAAAACCTGCCACGCCAATCCTTTGACCTCCCGCTTGATCATCTGCGCGAGGGAATGCGTCTGCCAGTAGCGACGGACCGCATTCCCCAGCGATCCCCGTTCTTCAATCAACGCATGCGGTTCCGTGAACTCATCTTCAAAGAGCAGGTACGAGTTGGCATTGAATGTCGGGCTGCCATACACCCGCGCATTGCGAATCAGCAGGGGGGCCGCGATCACCATAAAGCTTCCC
This window harbors:
- a CDS encoding DUF1592 domain-containing protein produces the protein MRLLPTLTRIPLPCSPREICFAVCGLLCVFAVNTVQAEVSSVEKSEKLFNTKVKQFISKYCLDCHTGQGSEAGLALEKFTTRTSILEKREEWEKIVQRIQIQSMPPKDAGELPTDQEREDVLAWFDDALYGVDCSGDINPGRVTIRRLNRNEYNNTIRDLVGVDFSPAENFPSDDVGYGFDNIGDVLSLPPLLMEKYLDAAEQIAEKAIFANTPDSYPWNKISDKQFKKEGAVTVRKSGAGFHSRGTLKASLNLKQDGEYEIRIIAGSTPAGDEEAKMEVKLDGKPLKTFEVAADRNSPEKYMPPKAIKLPKGKHELEISFLNDFYDPDGPANKRDRNLYVNEVAVRGPMGKLPDNVPASHHQIITCTPENGRSERYCAERIFKPFMEKAFRRPVSRNEMKPIVELVNATVESGRTFEQGVQVGIQAVLVSPHFLFRIEGLQDSADESYSIENVAQYELASRLSYFLWSTMPDERLFSLAGQGRLDDPRTLRMEIKRMLADPKSKAFVENFAGQWLNLRNLDELNPDPRKFRGFNSQLKADMRQETEEFFAYIMREDRSVVEFINADYTFMNENLAKFYGNDKVKGEKFQKVSLDKSRRAGLITQASILTLTSNPGRTSPVKRGKWIMENILGTPPPTPPPNVPELEEATEGKKNMSLREQLALHRKIPGCASCHDQMDPLGLGFENFDAVGRWRTKEGKHKIDASGKLPDGQTFESPVELIGILEQQKDGFCRSLTEKMLTYAIGRGTEYYDKCAIDAITANFTAKGYRFSELVTEIVLSDPFLKREKGSRK
- a CDS encoding tripartite tricarboxylate transporter substrate-binding protein; its protein translation is MNLRAIITVSVLSRSILCCLLLLMSGCAAESIEDYPDRPITVICPWSVGGATDRTSRQLAVFLEQELKVPVNVINATGGRGVTGHSRGLNARPDGYTLAIITGELNMLHWQDLTSLTWHDAEPIMSLVDGAGAVFVKQDSQFKTIKELRDYVEQNPGKLTATGTAAGGIWHLALAGWLDFCGLNASDIKWIPMNGAGPSLQELASGGVDLVCCSLPEAKTLFESGQVRCLGVMAEEPLAEFPDVPTFASQGMDWNISGWNGLAVPQGTPAPIVEKISTAVKKITDGEITVQGKTFPESMRDAGLSTRYRANDEFAVFLEENDETLGKLLTSDAFKKMSSRGTGPLVFPGLLAIAMCVILGCLAVQKKVHALAPDVSKDTVTSQGIVNTALVLLGIVAYQLFAEQLGFLLTAGAIMFLLLWKLGTRWWISALITVCLIPGIYTLFANLLRVPLPRGVLGW
- a CDS encoding tripartite tricarboxylate transporter permease gives rise to the protein MESTFITAIQNIATPEVLLVIFLSAVYGLFVGSIPGLTATMAVALLIPLTFYLDNLSAIAAIVTLEACSIFAGDIPTTLVRIPGTPSSAAYTDDAYALTRRGLHETSLGVSLVFSVFGGLFGALVLIFAAPQLAKIAFQFTTYEYFWLYVLGLSCAAIVSTGSRLKGALALMIGLMFATVGLSEVHSVPRFTFGFDELFTGINFIPAMIGLFGLSEVFRNTLTSKTDEAAEKLQSAVKEEDDHSLLRHLKPVFGGVLPQFWKRKFSWLRSSCIGSTIGMIPGAGADIAAWISYAVSKKFSNTPEEYGKGSLDAVGDATSANNSALAGAWIPALVLGIPGDSVTAIVIGVLLMKNITPGPEIFQNTEQLVLVHGIYLTFIIANLLLIPLGFLAIRSGSQLVRIPRRILMPMILMFCVVGAYSINGSYFDVWVMLGMGMLGFVLEVFDVPLGPVVLGIILGGQLEQSFVQNLTKDDSLLSFFNRPISAGLGLFCIALWLVPVIMPLIRKKSATT